Genomic window (Clarias gariepinus isolate MV-2021 ecotype Netherlands chromosome 4, CGAR_prim_01v2, whole genome shotgun sequence):
tttTTCTAAGTCTTAATGTGCAAATCTCGAATCATATCATTAATGTTTGCCAAGTCAGTGAAtgcgtttttaaaaatatttgtgctaTATTGTGAATATTATAAGTGGATTGTCTATTGGTGAACTGTCAACAATATTCTAGCCATGGCAATATTAGTATGTAGCACATCAATTTCTTCCACAAGACTGATTTCTGACAAATAGTCATCATTAGATTAGGAGAACTGACAGGGATCATATTTATACCTTTACAGTTAGCTGTTTAATCTGCTGTTAGTGTTAAGTCCGTGTTCACAGACTATAGCCTGCCCTGCTATAATGAATGTGCGTCAAACCCACTAGCATTAACGTTAACTGTTGTCGTTACTTTGATGGACTTTGATAGATTCACTAGCGAACATGAAGTGACTTAcacttttctttgaaaaaaagctCCTTatgtccagctttttttttttttttttttttgctgccgcCATCCTCACATGTACATCACCCAACACATCTTTCtgcacgggaaaaaaaaaaagtccacgcAGCCATAGCCTCTCACATGATAGCAGGGAAAGGCACAGccaatcaaaatgttcatatgTGTTTTGGGGGCGGGAGGACTCACGGACAGAACGTGATCTATCCCTTTCTGTGTGTTTAGGTTAATGTTGACAGCACGATTTTTTTTACgtggattaaattattggtgGGGACATTTCAATGGTCGAAAGATATTGGTGGGGAcatatgaaggtaaaacagtagcaaaacccgagagcttgcaaattcgaatgtgagaacttgtaaaatgaatatttgtatttgtaagttgaaatttgtactcacagctctgatgtgaaaagctgcatctatcgatttgcacacctgtgttttgaattcgaagttgcagattaacaggcacaattgtgtactacacatttatctttgcgctttacttcagtttcggtgtacaaccacaagtcggcgctcacaacctctcagatctggcagtacaacctcaaatcccggcgctctgacttttgctactcattttgcgacattcctgtagcaaaactgacttgtgcacttgtaaacgcgggggcggggctggggtggaaatgaagtcattttattggtcgatgcctcaccaatgaacatttaattggtTGGAGCCAGCCAATGAAGTGGGACGTTTTGTGCGCGATGACGTCACAGACTACGCAGAGCAGCTCGCGCCGTTTCGGTGGTGGTGGTCGTCTATGCCAACCAATTAAACGACATTGCTGcgcttttactggtatataaaatccagtaaaactaatgatagttaataaaaaaaatttccaagcgtttaaaaacaaaatagctgatatacatatgcatacaaatgtttgcattgtggCTGGCGTTGTTCATTAGTGAGGCATCAAAGTTTGAGGTATCAAAGTTATGATACATTATACTACATGAAtgtaatttgtttcttttaaggTAAACACTtaacttaaatataatgtttcatTTCAGGTTTTTCTAAAGTGATATAATTAAGTTGTtagaaagtagaaaaataagttttactGGCCTAAGGCATTGTAATAACTTTTGTTTCTgatttggatggatgaatttcttttgctttgggGGAACttagaaatatatttatatttaatcaaaattaaaccttaaataatattataacatttgatttgagagaaagtaaaaaaattgcttgtaaCAAATCgaagcaattttttaaaagttgatccaaagtatcatttttttcagtgaagGCTTTTTGGTGCCATTTCTGAAGAGCAGCCATAGAAGCAGAGCAGATTTGCTTAGACACATATGCCAGAGCGGACGGTGCCAATCACACTTGCATAAATCAGGCTGGCAAAGAAACATTGAAATGTCCTACTGCTAGGAGCATGTTGTTGGCCAGCTCCACCACAGAGCAATCAATGTGAGAACTGTAGGTTAGAGAggttattttttctgttttgccaTTTCTCACAAGAACATCAACACCATATGCTCTGTAGCATATAACCTGAaaattactgtaataataatacatggcAGAGGAGGTGAGAGCAGGCTACTAACAGTTATTAAGGCCAGGTTACCTATTGTTTTGACTGTAGTCATAAGCTGCTATGTGGATTGCTTGTCTGGAATGATAATAACGatggaaacattttaataaaacgacTAATATCTGGGCatttgcttttcattttttttccgcAGTCAAAGCACACCataattattttacacattCTATTTGGCAAATGATGATTATAAGTTAAAGACAAGAAATGGAAATATATTGTTTCTTGAGACATGTAATGTAATTGAAAAATGCTcacaaacaatattaatacattaaaacaGCATTATACATTTTGAAATTAAATGTTCCCATTTTTCTGTCACAGGATAAATTACTTTGTTCTTTAGCAAGTTAACACAGCCTATTTTATTTGCTATATTTTGGGGTGAGATAAACAGAATAGCAGTGGAAAAACATTGCAGTGAGTGAAAATAGGTGTTTGCACTATTTAGTTGATCTTGACGTAGGACTCATAAAGAGAAGTGAGCTGGTCCTCCAGGTTTTGGGCGAAGGGGTCGAGTTTCTCTCTCAGGTCCTCAGCAAAGGGAGCCAGACCCTGTTGAACCAAAGCGGCTCTCTCAGCAACCTTGGCGTGAAGATCTTCAGTTAGAGGAGCCACGGTCTTCTGGAATTCCTGCAGGTGCTGATCTACTTTCTGTTTGAGCTCTTCAGTGTAGGGCTCTAGCTTGGACTGCAGTTCATTAACTTTCTCCACAACACTTCCCCTGAGCTCAAGGGTCTTCTGCAGCACAGTGGCTTTTAGAGCATCAGAGTCAAATGACTCAGCGTAGGGAGCAACAGCTTCTCTTAGCTCCTCCACTCTCTGATGAATTTGGGTCTTTAGGTCCTCAGCATAGGGATCCAGTTTGTCTTTTACAGTGGACAGATCTTGCTCAAGACGCTCCTTCAGAACTTCAGCCTCCTTGGTGATTTTGGCCATGATCTCCTGGGTTAGAGGGTTCATTTTGTTCTGAAGAGTGACAGCATACTGACTGGCCACATTAGCACCATCTGTAATTCTAGCACTGTAGAAAAGGAGAAATATACTCATAAAAAAAGATAACTTAAGACACAATCAAGAGagtaaacacatttattttaatcttactTGACTTCCTGTCCAAGTTGAGACTCTCTAATTGTTTTTAGTGTGTCCTCAGCAGTGTGTGTTGCCTTGGCCACATAGTCCCAGAAAGCATCAGTCAGTTGCTCCAACTGTGGTTTGGGCTCATCAGCATAGAACAAGTTGGCTTGGCAACCTGGTGAAAGAACCAAATTATTTCAGTTAGTGCAATGAGCACTATCTGTCTTGGAGGGTGCAATATTATGTGTTGCTAATATAGATATGTCAGGGTTGGCCTCTGCATATCCAACCACACTATCATGACAGGATAAAACCATTACACAGCTTTCAGGCTACATAGCATTACATGCAAGAAAATGGACATACCTGTAAATACAGCCAGAACCAGAACCAAAAAGACCTtcatcatttttgttttatatctataaaattaaacaaatgtattactgtatgtaataaacTGAATAAACATGTAGACATTAACACtacaaaatataacaaacaataCAATCTGTACAAACTGTTTTTTCTTACCTGCTCTGTCAGATGCCAGCTGTTTGTGTATGAGTACAAGCTCAGTAGtcagtttatatactgtacagaggcATGAGTTGTATTGTAAGCGCAAAGTCCAGGAGGTAGTGCATTGCTGTCAACTGTTCCACATCATGACCTAAATGGACCACCAGTTCCTACAGAGCCTGAGGTTCAGTTAAggcaataataaatgtaataaaagcataaataacATGCAGACACTGGTAAAAGTTCATCTTCGAGCTTCaactttttgaattaaattgcTTTAGtgaaataattgttaaaaaaaaaaagattttgtccaACCTTCTTGAACttttgatttaatatttacatttaaagaatAGATAAAACTCATGGCAACACATAAGCTTCTACAGTATTAGTAAAGATGGAAGGGATTCTTAAACTTTGAACTTGCTTTGTTGGACTAGGCTTAGATTAGTTTCCTAAATTATCCTGATTAGCCACAATGTTAAAACCTCCTGCGTAATATTGTGTAGGTACCCTTTGTCCCATTCAAATAGCTTTAACTCCCAAAGGCATTGACTTTACAAGATATCTGAAGGTGTGATGCAGTATGTCATGCAAAGACATATTGTGTCAAATTGTGatgtggggcctccatggaacTTGAAGCAACATTTTAGTCCCACTTTTCACCAGGGTGGTTCAAAGAGCTTATTTTGCCCTCCCTGTACTACCGCACCAAGCCAAGAGGAGAACTACGGGATCTGGAAGGTAGCACCGTCATGCACCTcgcccactcacacacattcagcGGACATcttggagaaaaaaacacaaagggaAAAATCTGAGACAGGTTTCACTGGCTAAGATTAGAGGCCAAAGTGAGGACTTTTTGCCAGTGCTGCTCAACTGCTCCATGAAAGCCGCTCGCCGCCCCCCAATCCCGCTTCCCATCATCAGCGTTGAGCACATGGGGATGGATCTCGTCTGCCCACACCCAAAGTCATCAAAAGAGCATAAGCACATCCTGGTTATTGTCAATTATGTCCACCCTACCCCGAGGCAGTCCCACTGTGAAAATCAACTTCACGAAACATAGCCAAGGAACTAGTGCTACTTTTTAGCCATGTGGGTCTGCCGAAGGAGATACTGACAGACCAGGGCACACCCTTCATGTCTAAGCTGATGGCCAATGTCTGCTGGCTGCAGATTCAGCAATTGTGCACCTCTGTGTATTATCCACAAACCGACGGTCTGGTGGAGAGATTAAATAAGACGCTAAAGAGGATGTTTCAGCGAGTAGTTAGCGAAGGAGGATGAAACTTGGATCAGTTACTCCCATATGTTCTCTTCGTGATGCATGAAACTCTTCAAGCCTCCACAGGATTCACACCATTCAAACTCTAATTCAGGAGAAGACCACTGGGATCCTTGGACGAGGCAAAGGAAGCTTGAGAGGAGCAACCATCACCTTTCCGCTCAGTGGTGGAGTACGTACATAATCTAAGAGAAGATAAGCAGAGTACTTCCCATTGTTTGCAAGCACTTAAAAAGCGGAAACAGGACAGCAGCAGTAAATTCCTTGCCCATTGGCGAGGACCCTACACCTTAGTAGAACAAGTGGGATCCGTAAACTACCATCCGTAGCAGCCCGGTAAGAAAAAACgcactatactactgtataacaTATAAATTTGCTTAAATGGTGGATCGAACCACGGCCGCACATCTTAGCTCTTGCTGCCCTCTCACAATCAGTTGTAGGTCGCAAAATAGTCCAACGGGGAGAGGACCTAACGAGAGCACATCATGATCTGAACAAGCTTCTTGATCAATTCCAAGATGTGTTCTCCACCAACCAGGGCCTGCCCAGGAATGCACAATATCAAAACAATGCCCAGCATGATCATCTGCCTAAGACTGTACCGAGCCCCGGAGGCCAATCAAAGCACATGTGGAAAATATGCTTCAAAATGGCATCATAGAGGAGTCAATTAGTTCCTGCTCCAGCCCCATAGTGACGGTACCTAAGCCCGATGGGTCACTCAAACTTTCTAATGACTTCTGGTGTCTGAACCAGATATCAGAATTCGATGCCTACCCATTACCCTGAGTGGATGACCTCATTGTTTGGCTGGGAAAAGCCAGGTTTATGTCTACCCTTGACCTAACAAAAGGATATTGGCAGGTGGCCCTAATGCCAGAGGCAAAAGAAAAGATGGCCTCTAGCACAGGACAAGGACACTGGCAGTATTGTGTTCTTTCATTCAGACTCCACGAGGCTCTGGTCACGTACCAGAGGTTAATGGACATAGTGCTCTGTTACCACCACCCCAAGATTTCTCGTTTCTTAATCCAACACTGGGGGTGCTGTGGCAACGGGCTTATAGCATCTTGGACAGCTAACGTAAATCCTGTAAAAAAGGGGCAGGGCATCGTAGATCGCCCGAGCCCGGGGGCGTATGCCGGTGAGTAGAATGAGCAAAACATGCCATTTTCCTCTCTCCGGAGACTCAGACACCAGTGAGAGCACTTTCCCTCGCACTCCTCAGAGAAGAGGTGCACTGCTTCATTCTAGCGTGGACTGCGCATTAGTGACTGTCTCGTCTTCTCACCTCCCTTTTCCCCACACCAAACTCAGAGTGTTTATAACTAAGACTTATACAACAGAGTGTATAAACGTCGCATTCTTTTTCTGTCActgagcacaaaaaaaaaaataaagagcacCTGAGTTCACTGCAGCAAACCCTCATGTCCATGATTTCTGTGCCCACTACGGAGCTTTACACTATATATACCAATAGAGTGTGTAAAAGAATGTTTCTTGAATTTTAATGATGGGTTAAAGACACGAATTGCATTGATATTTAAAATGGTTAGATATTTTTATAGACATAGACAGTTTTACATTGTCATTCTCAGGAGTAACTACATGTTTGGagtgatgttttaaattaacCAGGTATTTACTCATTCGGTttttatacaaatgaaattaactGATATAACATTCGTAGATAAGCATTAGCGACTCTAAAGCCAAAC
Coding sequences:
- the LOC128519723 gene encoding apolipoprotein A-I-like, translated to MMKVFLVLVLAVFTGCQANLFYADEPKPQLEQLTDAFWDYVAKATHTAEDTLKTIRESQLGQEVNARITDGANVASQYAVTLQNKMNPLTQEIMAKITKEAEVLKERLEQDLSTVKDKLDPYAEDLKTQIHQRVEELREAVAPYAESFDSDALKATVLQKTLELRGSVVEKVNELQSKLEPYTEELKQKVDQHLQEFQKTVAPLTEDLHAKVAERAALVQQGLAPFAEDLREKLDPFAQNLEDQLTSLYESYVKIN